The following proteins are encoded in a genomic region of Neomicrococcus aestuarii:
- a CDS encoding metallophosphoesterase family protein, with protein MSKNLVGRRGVLAGTGIAAAAGVLAMAPGANATVTTAKGTAPKNMPLAFNADGKFKIVQFNDTQDGRLTDRRTIELMEKVLDTEKPGFALINGDVINGSPRTAKEVKEAYNNVVMPMESRGIKWAVTFGNHDEDSLSNQTGMREEEIVAFLQQYKHNLNPSPVKGVYGHCNAQLLIRSASKNTAAFGIWLLDSNRYAPDTLGGQNFDGLMGYDWIRPNQIQWYTEASEATERKFGKKIQSLMFFHIPTFEHHHMWFGQQFSSDEAGVATAKVKHSIEGEKHEEVYTGAFNSGIYAAAQERGDVRGMYCGHDHINTYKGDYFGIELGYGPGTGYGTYGLGGVENHRLRGARVFELDESVATVYAGTRTVFAKDLGVDTTNGDQRLTTQVAFPSYVK; from the coding sequence ATGTCGAAGAATCTTGTAGGCCGACGCGGCGTCCTCGCCGGCACCGGCATTGCAGCCGCCGCTGGCGTATTGGCGATGGCGCCGGGCGCGAACGCAACCGTAACCACGGCAAAGGGCACCGCGCCAAAGAACATGCCGCTCGCCTTCAACGCAGACGGCAAGTTCAAGATCGTGCAGTTCAATGACACGCAAGACGGACGCCTCACGGACCGCCGCACCATCGAACTCATGGAAAAGGTGCTCGACACCGAGAAGCCAGGCTTCGCCCTCATCAACGGCGACGTCATCAACGGCTCGCCGCGCACCGCGAAAGAGGTCAAGGAGGCGTACAACAACGTTGTCATGCCTATGGAATCGCGCGGTATCAAGTGGGCCGTGACCTTCGGAAACCACGACGAAGACTCGCTCTCCAACCAGACCGGCATGCGTGAAGAAGAGATCGTCGCGTTCTTGCAGCAGTACAAGCACAACCTCAACCCCTCCCCAGTCAAGGGCGTTTACGGCCACTGCAACGCGCAGCTGTTGATCCGCAGCGCATCCAAAAACACCGCCGCCTTCGGCATCTGGCTCCTCGACTCAAACCGCTACGCCCCAGACACCCTCGGCGGCCAGAACTTCGACGGCCTCATGGGCTACGACTGGATCCGCCCCAACCAGATCCAGTGGTACACGGAAGCATCCGAAGCCACTGAGCGGAAGTTCGGCAAGAAGATTCAGTCGTTGATGTTCTTCCACATCCCTACGTTCGAGCACCACCACATGTGGTTCGGCCAGCAGTTCTCCTCTGACGAGGCAGGCGTGGCAACTGCCAAGGTCAAGCACTCGATTGAGGGCGAAAAGCACGAAGAGGTCTACACGGGCGCGTTCAACTCCGGCATCTACGCGGCCGCTCAAGAGCGCGGCGACGTGCGCGGCATGTACTGCGGCCACGACCACATCAACACCTACAAGGGTGACTACTTCGGCATCGAACTCGGCTACGGCCCTGGCACCGGATACGGCACTTACGGTTTGGGCGGCGTGGAGAACCACCGCTTGCGCGGCGCTCGCGTCTTCGAGCTCGACGAGTCCGTGGCCACCGTTTACGCAGGCACTCGCACGGTCTTCGCGAAGGACTTGGGCGTGGACACCACCAACGGCGACCAGCGTCTGACGACCCAGGTCGCGTTCCCGAGCTACGTCAAGTAA
- a CDS encoding iron ABC transporter ATP-binding protein, with amino-acid sequence MIVIDAVSKSFGAHQVVKDVTTTLPEGGVTALIGPNGAGKSTLLALMSRLENMDSGSISVGGLDIATTPSSETAKTLAILRQENHLTMRLSVRDLVAFGRFPHSGGRPTVVDLEAVEAAMEQLDILSFADKYVDELSGGQRQRAFIAMVLAQDTQYLLLDEPLNNLDMKHSVEMMRLIRSLANDHGKTVVVVLHDINFASAYADTIVAMKDGALVHQGTPLEIMQPDVLKDIYDIDIRVEEIDGYRLGLYFR; translated from the coding sequence GTGATCGTGATCGATGCCGTCTCGAAGTCATTCGGCGCCCACCAAGTGGTCAAGGATGTCACCACCACGCTTCCCGAAGGCGGCGTGACCGCGTTGATCGGGCCAAACGGCGCGGGAAAATCCACGCTCTTGGCGCTTATGTCCCGGCTTGAAAACATGGACTCCGGATCCATCTCCGTGGGTGGGTTGGACATCGCCACTACGCCCTCCTCGGAGACCGCGAAAACCCTCGCCATCCTGCGCCAAGAGAACCACTTGACCATGCGTTTGAGCGTTCGCGACCTCGTGGCTTTTGGCCGTTTCCCGCACTCTGGCGGACGCCCCACCGTGGTTGATCTTGAGGCGGTCGAGGCAGCCATGGAGCAACTGGATATCTTGTCCTTCGCGGACAAGTACGTGGATGAGCTCTCCGGCGGTCAGCGCCAGCGCGCATTCATTGCCATGGTGCTAGCGCAGGACACGCAGTACCTGTTGCTCGATGAGCCACTGAACAATCTGGACATGAAGCACTCGGTAGAGATGATGCGGCTCATCCGCTCCCTCGCCAACGACCACGGAAAGACCGTGGTGGTAGTGCTACATGACATCAACTTCGCTTCCGCCTACGCAGACACCATCGTGGCCATGAAGGACGGTGCTCTAGTGCACCAGGGCACGCCGTTGGAGATCATGCAGCCGGACGTGCTCAAAGACATCTATGACATCGATATCCGCGTCGAAGAAATCGACGGCTACCGATTGGGCCTCTACTTCCGGTAG
- a CDS encoding mechanosensitive ion channel family protein has protein sequence MPFTQIDTPTLQDVPADFRPWLATLIALVLATVLTLVLRQVFNRVYRDDEGMRNAIGKARLPFFLTVTLAGAAISTTTLVSPSELPFTVSFLLWAALVVSLAWLLVVVLSLVEATLLAKYEKDHLNEVSRFSRMKTQVTLIRRVITAVVLLIAVAAILLLIPQVRAVGAGLLASAGLVSVIAGLAVQGTLSNVFAGLQIAFTEAVRVDDTVVVEAQQGVIEDITLTYVVVRTADGRRIILPSTYFTTTPFENWSRGTAELNGNIVLDLNWTAPVDEIRRRVTQLLESTDLWDGRTNSVQVTDAIGGMLKLTIVVSARNSGDLWELKNFIRERVTKELQQNFPEALPRPAAYPPSAPAK, from the coding sequence ATGCCATTCACGCAGATCGATACGCCAACGTTGCAAGACGTGCCCGCGGACTTCCGGCCGTGGCTCGCCACACTGATTGCTCTGGTGCTCGCCACGGTTCTGACGCTTGTGCTGCGTCAGGTCTTCAACCGGGTGTACCGCGATGACGAGGGGATGCGGAACGCGATTGGTAAGGCGCGGCTTCCGTTTTTCTTGACGGTGACGTTGGCCGGTGCCGCAATTAGTACGACGACGCTTGTCTCGCCTTCCGAGCTACCTTTCACTGTGAGCTTCTTACTCTGGGCAGCCCTTGTGGTGTCCCTCGCGTGGCTCTTGGTGGTGGTGCTGTCCTTGGTGGAGGCAACCCTGTTAGCCAAGTACGAGAAGGATCATCTGAATGAGGTGAGCCGCTTCTCGCGGATGAAGACTCAGGTCACGCTCATTCGCCGCGTCATTACGGCGGTGGTGTTGTTGATTGCCGTGGCCGCGATTCTGTTGTTGATTCCGCAGGTGCGTGCGGTGGGTGCTGGTCTTTTGGCCTCCGCCGGTTTGGTGTCGGTGATCGCTGGTCTGGCGGTGCAGGGGACGCTGAGCAATGTGTTTGCCGGTCTTCAAATCGCGTTCACCGAGGCAGTCCGGGTCGATGACACGGTGGTAGTTGAAGCGCAGCAGGGTGTCATCGAGGACATCACGCTCACCTATGTGGTGGTGCGGACAGCCGATGGTCGTCGGATCATTTTGCCTTCCACCTACTTCACCACCACGCCCTTCGAGAACTGGTCCCGCGGCACCGCGGAGCTCAACGGCAACATTGTGTTGGACCTGAACTGGACGGCGCCCGTGGACGAGATCCGACGCCGCGTGACGCAGCTCTTAGAATCCACTGACTTGTGGGACGGCCGCACCAACTCCGTGCAGGTCACGGATGCCATTGGCGGCATGCTCAAGCTGACCATTGTGGTGTCTGCTCGAAACTCGGGGGACTTGTGGGAGCTCAAGAACTTTATTCGTGAGCGCGTGACCAAGGAGCTTCAGCAGAATTTCCCGGAGGCGCTGCCACGACCGGCCGCGTACCCGCCGTCCGCGCCTGCTAAGTAG
- a CDS encoding MarR family winged helix-turn-helix transcriptional regulator, translating into MQDLIHTSRHDEPVLGELMHATFRNLRRGWTESLAPFDLTPHQWRTLSMVSRHEEGCPRLRDVADSLRITPRSATDVVDQLEAKNLITRQPDPTDRRAILLNITAEGKKLIDEVSAIRREQSDEFFSDLNAEEKEQLSSILRKLTHNS; encoded by the coding sequence GTGCAAGACCTCATCCACACCTCACGCCATGACGAGCCCGTACTCGGGGAACTCATGCATGCCACTTTCCGAAACTTGCGTCGCGGATGGACTGAGAGCCTGGCACCTTTTGATCTCACGCCCCATCAGTGGCGCACACTTTCCATGGTGTCCCGCCACGAAGAGGGCTGCCCCCGACTTCGAGATGTTGCCGATTCCCTGCGCATCACTCCCCGATCCGCCACGGACGTCGTCGATCAGCTCGAAGCCAAGAACCTGATTACACGCCAGCCGGACCCCACGGACCGCCGCGCGATTCTCCTGAACATCACCGCCGAAGGCAAAAAGCTCATCGACGAAGTCAGCGCTATCCGTAGAGAACAATCGGACGAGTTCTTCTCAGACCTCAACGCGGAAGAAAAAGAGCAACTCTCCAGCATCCTGCGCAAGTTGACGCACAACAGCTGA
- a CDS encoding ABC transporter permease — MASPAVTSTDTLHRSSFSAKARSTSSNAVSTYAAESRRTRRALLLGVAVVTLLAVVSMFVGVTDVSLPALLSGDPAAWEIFWISRLPRTAAVILAGMAVAVAGLIMQLMARNKFVEPSMVGTVESATMGILVATIAFPSAALFAKMGIASLFAVAGTWLFLTIINRLPSRNTLLVPLVGIMLGGVIGSITTFFAYRYDLLQTLNTWMIGDFSGVIRGRYELLWIVAAVTAIGYIAADRFTVAGMGADFTTNLGMNYKAIMRLGMTIVALISAIVVTTVGALPFLGLVVPQLVSLFFGDNLRRSAPLTAVTGAGLVLVCDILSRTIRFPYEVPVGMIMSVLGAALFLILLLRSQRKEASRPRA, encoded by the coding sequence ATGGCATCTCCAGCCGTCACTTCCACAGACACCCTTCACCGGAGCTCGTTCAGCGCGAAGGCTCGCTCCACGAGCAGCAACGCTGTCAGCACGTATGCAGCTGAAAGCCGTCGAACCCGCCGCGCCCTCCTGCTCGGCGTGGCCGTGGTGACGCTGCTCGCGGTTGTGAGCATGTTTGTGGGAGTGACGGATGTGAGCCTCCCGGCTCTTCTTTCCGGCGATCCCGCCGCGTGGGAGATCTTCTGGATCTCCCGTCTCCCCCGCACCGCCGCCGTCATTCTTGCTGGAATGGCTGTGGCGGTTGCCGGTTTGATCATGCAGCTGATGGCCCGCAACAAGTTTGTGGAGCCGTCCATGGTGGGCACGGTCGAGTCCGCCACCATGGGCATCCTCGTCGCGACCATCGCATTCCCATCGGCCGCACTTTTCGCGAAGATGGGAATCGCGTCCCTTTTCGCCGTCGCCGGCACGTGGCTTTTCTTGACGATCATCAACCGCCTCCCCAGCCGCAACACGTTGCTAGTTCCGCTGGTGGGCATCATGCTGGGCGGCGTGATCGGATCCATCACCACGTTCTTCGCTTACCGTTATGACCTGCTCCAGACGCTGAACACCTGGATGATCGGTGATTTTTCCGGCGTCATTCGCGGCCGCTACGAACTCCTGTGGATCGTCGCGGCGGTCACGGCCATCGGCTACATCGCCGCCGACCGCTTCACTGTGGCCGGCATGGGCGCGGATTTCACCACCAATCTCGGCATGAACTACAAGGCGATCATGCGCTTGGGCATGACCATCGTGGCGCTGATCTCCGCAATCGTGGTCACCACGGTGGGTGCGCTTCCGTTCTTGGGCTTGGTGGTTCCGCAGCTCGTTTCACTCTTCTTCGGTGATAACCTGCGCCGCTCGGCCCCGCTGACTGCCGTGACTGGCGCGGGCCTGGTCCTGGTCTGCGACATCCTCAGTCGCACCATTCGTTTCCCCTACGAGGTCCCCGTCGGCATGATCATGTCCGTTCTCGGCGCGGCCCTTTTCCTGATCCTCTTGTTGCGTTCCCAGCGCAAGGAAGCGTCCCGCCCGCGTGCCTAA
- a CDS encoding MBL fold metallo-hydrolase, which produces MSEAPFRTAAPTMATVKLLRAPNPGPMTLTGTNTYAFSGNQGASWTIVDPGPAIPEHLDQITDLGRIDQVLITHRHADHTESIDNLHTRTGVPVRAFLKEYCREAATLQDGEVIATSDTEIKVIHTPGHTSDSVCFILDFADRTRAKVFTGDTILGEGTTILDFPDGSLSSYLGSLDRLAALPHATLLPGHGPAGAQLGSVVRFYQDHRADRLAQITGALERLGVDATDPQALDVVTNSVYRSTPEHLKRAARSSVEAQLHYLTEQSR; this is translated from the coding sequence ATGAGCGAAGCACCCTTCCGCACGGCGGCCCCCACAATGGCCACCGTCAAGCTCTTGCGAGCACCCAATCCCGGTCCCATGACGCTCACGGGAACCAACACGTACGCATTCAGTGGGAATCAAGGCGCTAGCTGGACCATTGTTGATCCGGGCCCGGCCATTCCTGAGCATCTAGACCAGATCACGGACTTGGGACGCATAGATCAAGTACTGATTACACATCGCCACGCGGATCACACCGAGTCCATCGACAACCTCCACACCCGCACCGGCGTACCCGTGAGGGCTTTCCTGAAGGAATATTGCCGCGAGGCCGCTACCTTGCAAGATGGCGAGGTCATCGCGACCAGCGATACCGAGATCAAGGTCATCCACACGCCCGGTCACACCTCGGATTCGGTGTGTTTCATCCTGGATTTCGCGGATCGCACGCGCGCCAAGGTCTTCACCGGCGACACTATTTTGGGCGAAGGCACCACCATCCTCGATTTTCCGGATGGCTCCCTCTCCAGCTACCTCGGCTCACTGGATCGCCTCGCAGCCCTGCCGCATGCCACGCTCCTTCCTGGCCACGGCCCGGCGGGCGCGCAACTCGGTAGTGTGGTGCGGTTTTATCAGGATCATCGCGCGGATCGACTCGCGCAGATCACGGGCGCGCTCGAACGACTGGGCGTGGATGCCACAGACCCGCAAGCCCTCGATGTAGTTACCAATTCGGTCTACCGAAGCACCCCGGAGCACCTGAAGCGTGCCGCGCGGTCCTCGGTGGAGGCGCAATTGCACTACCTCACGGAGCAATCTAGATAA
- a CDS encoding SDR family NAD(P)-dependent oxidoreductase, giving the protein MAENPRSARFETPAYTALITGATAGLGAEFAQQLAASGHSLVLVARNAERLEVAANELRTRYAVDVETLPADLLTDDGAARVVERLEDPSRPVSMLINNAGYGLSGNFADNSWADELAHLRIHTEIPLRLAHAAINAMAEAGGGRIINVASVAAFTPRGTYSAAKALMVNFSRWANVFYKDRGVHVLALCPGFVKTEFHERMKMDTTNIPEWSWLNTEQVVREGLTASNAGAAVSIPSSKYRAAAALARIAPDSLVEKFARRGR; this is encoded by the coding sequence ATGGCCGAAAACCCCCGCTCCGCTCGCTTCGAAACGCCCGCCTACACCGCCCTCATCACGGGCGCCACAGCTGGATTGGGCGCGGAGTTTGCGCAGCAGCTCGCCGCGAGCGGGCATTCCCTGGTGCTGGTCGCCCGTAATGCGGAGCGCCTCGAGGTGGCGGCGAACGAGCTGCGGACGCGGTACGCGGTTGACGTGGAGACGTTGCCTGCGGATCTTTTAACGGACGACGGCGCGGCTCGGGTTGTCGAGCGCCTTGAAGATCCGTCTCGGCCGGTTTCGATGCTGATTAATAATGCTGGTTACGGTTTGAGCGGCAATTTTGCGGACAATTCGTGGGCGGACGAGCTGGCTCACTTGCGGATCCACACCGAAATCCCTTTGCGATTGGCGCACGCTGCGATCAACGCGATGGCCGAAGCTGGTGGAGGACGCATCATCAATGTGGCGTCCGTGGCCGCGTTCACTCCTCGCGGTACATACTCGGCTGCGAAAGCCCTCATGGTGAATTTCTCGCGCTGGGCCAATGTTTTTTACAAAGATCGCGGCGTGCATGTCTTGGCGTTGTGCCCCGGTTTTGTGAAGACCGAGTTCCACGAGCGCATGAAAATGGACACCACGAACATCCCCGAGTGGTCCTGGCTCAACACGGAACAAGTGGTGCGCGAAGGTCTTACTGCCTCGAACGCGGGGGCCGCCGTGAGCATTCCGTCCTCGAAATACCGCGCGGCTGCAGCTCTCGCACGCATTGCTCCTGATTCTTTAGTGGAGAAGTTCGCCCGTCGCGGGCGGTAG
- a CDS encoding ABC transporter ATP-binding protein, translating to MEQNLESPRGGSGPGRIKPADRNQITRYPVPFSRVVSLFAPHKASIVVVMVLITLSSAISLAQPFLVRGVIDDALPQQNVPLLVGLTVSMVAIAAVTSILGVLQTWRATVMGQRVMHSLRTKLFKHMQKQSLGFFTRARGGDVQSRLINDIAGMQSVVTTTATGIASNVTTAVGTAIAMVALSPALSLLSLIVLPPAILLSRKVALLRRDITEERQIEVSALHAQVEESLSVSGARLSKTLGTAPRDAEKFEQRSERLVGLEVRSQLAGRWRMATMSIVFAAIPAAIYLVAGLPVTRDGMTIGTLVAFTGLQAAIFRPIMGLLNVGVQWVSAMAFFSRIFEYLDLTPEVPEPVKPVALDPANARGEVRFENVTFAYAGSEPTLRGIDLILAQGTTTAVVGATGSGKSTLGSLVPRLNDVTEGRVLIDDVDVRDLSSQNLSQLVGVVSQETYLLHTSIRENLLLAKPGASELELWEALSAARVAETVEALPDGLDTVVGARGHRFSGGEQQRIAIARTLLRNPPILVLDEATSALDNSTEAEVQAAIDHLAVGRTTLTIAHRLSTIQNADLVVRLDEGQIVQRGKPQDVLARV from the coding sequence ATGGAACAAAATCTTGAATCTCCACGCGGCGGCTCGGGACCGGGGCGCATTAAGCCGGCTGACCGCAATCAAATCACTCGGTACCCCGTACCTTTCTCGCGCGTCGTGTCCTTGTTCGCGCCACATAAGGCGAGCATCGTCGTCGTCATGGTGCTGATCACGCTGTCCTCAGCCATCTCGCTCGCACAGCCCTTCTTGGTCCGTGGCGTCATCGATGACGCGTTGCCCCAGCAAAACGTGCCGCTCCTTGTGGGCTTGACCGTTTCCATGGTGGCAATTGCGGCAGTGACAAGCATTCTTGGCGTGCTACAGACCTGGCGCGCCACCGTGATGGGCCAGCGCGTGATGCACTCGCTGCGCACCAAACTCTTCAAACACATGCAGAAGCAATCCTTGGGATTCTTCACGCGTGCTCGTGGTGGCGACGTGCAAAGCCGCCTCATCAATGACATCGCGGGCATGCAATCGGTGGTCACCACCACGGCTACCGGTATCGCCTCCAATGTCACCACTGCGGTGGGAACTGCGATCGCCATGGTGGCGCTATCGCCCGCGCTCTCGTTGTTGTCGCTGATCGTGTTGCCGCCTGCCATTCTTCTGTCTCGCAAGGTGGCCCTGCTTCGCCGGGATATCACCGAGGAGCGGCAAATTGAGGTTTCCGCCCTGCACGCGCAGGTTGAGGAAAGCCTTTCCGTCTCGGGTGCTCGTCTCTCTAAAACTTTGGGCACGGCTCCTCGCGATGCTGAGAAGTTTGAACAGCGTTCCGAACGACTCGTAGGCCTGGAAGTGCGCTCGCAGCTCGCCGGCCGCTGGCGCATGGCCACCATGAGCATCGTGTTCGCGGCCATTCCCGCGGCCATCTACTTGGTGGCAGGACTACCCGTGACCCGCGACGGCATGACTATTGGTACGTTGGTGGCCTTTACCGGCCTGCAGGCCGCCATCTTCCGGCCCATCATGGGACTCCTAAATGTTGGTGTTCAGTGGGTGAGCGCCATGGCGTTCTTCTCCCGCATCTTCGAATACCTTGACCTCACCCCAGAGGTTCCGGAACCAGTCAAACCCGTTGCGCTTGATCCGGCGAACGCTCGTGGCGAGGTTCGTTTCGAGAACGTCACCTTCGCGTACGCCGGGTCCGAGCCCACCTTGCGCGGCATCGACTTGATCCTCGCTCAGGGCACCACCACTGCCGTGGTGGGAGCTACCGGTTCAGGTAAGTCCACGTTGGGATCCTTGGTGCCTCGACTGAATGACGTCACTGAGGGACGAGTGCTCATCGATGACGTTGATGTTCGTGACCTGTCCTCGCAAAACCTGTCTCAGCTCGTCGGCGTTGTCTCCCAAGAGACCTACCTACTGCACACCTCTATTAGGGAGAACCTCTTGCTCGCAAAGCCAGGTGCTTCCGAGCTTGAACTGTGGGAGGCGCTCTCTGCCGCTCGCGTGGCCGAAACTGTCGAAGCGCTTCCGGACGGACTCGACACCGTGGTCGGTGCACGTGGACACCGCTTCTCAGGCGGAGAGCAGCAGCGAATTGCGATTGCTCGCACGCTCTTGCGAAACCCACCGATCCTGGTTCTGGATGAAGCAACGTCTGCTTTGGATAACTCCACGGAGGCTGAAGTTCAGGCGGCCATCGATCACTTGGCTGTCGGCCGAACCACGCTGACCATCGCGCACCGACTCTCCACCATCCAGAATGCCGACCTCGTGGTGCGGCTCGACGAAGGGCAAATCGTCCAGCGCGGAAAGCCTCAGGACGTACTTGCAAGGGTCTAG
- a CDS encoding NADPH-dependent FMN reductase produces MNKIAIVTGSTRPGRNNLGVAQWVLEQAQQRGDAQYELVDIASFNLPVLDEAYPAAYQNYQNDHTKAWAATLAEFDGYIFVTPEYNHSVSPALANALSFVNAELNNKAAGIVGYGSALGARAIEHLRAILSELQVAHVQKTGLFSLFTDFKDFSSFEPSEAGAASLAPMLDQLAVWTVAMNSVRAESAVADDDSVNA; encoded by the coding sequence GTGAACAAGATCGCCATCGTTACCGGTTCTACCCGTCCAGGCCGCAACAACTTGGGTGTTGCACAGTGGGTTCTCGAGCAGGCTCAGCAGCGTGGAGACGCTCAGTACGAGCTCGTAGACATCGCTTCCTTCAACCTGCCAGTTCTTGATGAGGCTTACCCAGCTGCTTACCAGAACTACCAGAACGATCACACGAAGGCATGGGCTGCAACGCTTGCTGAGTTTGATGGTTACATCTTCGTCACCCCTGAGTACAACCACTCTGTTTCCCCAGCCTTGGCGAACGCTTTGTCCTTCGTCAACGCTGAGTTGAACAACAAGGCTGCTGGCATTGTTGGCTACGGTTCCGCTTTGGGCGCTCGTGCCATCGAGCACTTGCGTGCAATCCTTTCCGAGCTTCAGGTTGCTCACGTTCAGAAGACCGGCCTCTTCAGCCTCTTCACCGACTTCAAGGATTTCTCTTCCTTCGAGCCTTCCGAAGCCGGTGCTGCATCGTTGGCACCAATGCTTGATCAGCTTGCCGTCTGGACCGTTGCTATGAACTCCGTTCGTGCAGAGTCCGCTGTTGCCGATGATGATTCCGTCAACGCCTAG
- a CDS encoding siderophore ABC transporter substrate-binding protein, producing the protein MTSTRTRSGLAAKRFSFSAVTATVALLALTACGASAPASSSNASGDSSVSSSTSATSGTITVEHAQGSTEVPVNPENVYVFDLGVLDTMEALDVKAAGVPEAVFPASLKEYESVDKIGNMKEPDFEAISEGAPDLIIISGRTAGSYEELSKIAPTIDLTVDQNDALNSFEKNAEIVGDIFNKGDEVKSKLADIDAKIEEVSAKAPEAGKSLIVMSSAGELTAYGAASRFGIVHDILKFPVAADVKVDGAHGEAISFEYIKEKNPEILFVIDRDAAVGTATGAANAVLDNELVKSTDAAKNDKIIQLDATNWYIVGYGLNNTLSMIDEVAKAL; encoded by the coding sequence ATGACTTCCACTCGCACTCGCTCAGGCCTTGCCGCGAAGCGTTTCTCCTTCTCCGCAGTCACCGCAACCGTTGCACTTCTTGCGCTGACTGCTTGCGGCGCCTCCGCTCCAGCTTCCTCCTCCAACGCTTCCGGCGACAGCTCGGTCTCATCCAGCACGTCCGCCACCTCGGGCACCATCACCGTTGAGCACGCCCAGGGCAGCACCGAAGTTCCCGTGAACCCTGAGAACGTCTACGTCTTTGACCTCGGAGTTCTGGACACCATGGAAGCCCTCGACGTGAAGGCCGCCGGCGTTCCTGAAGCCGTTTTCCCGGCGTCGCTCAAGGAATACGAGAGCGTTGACAAGATCGGCAACATGAAGGAACCAGACTTCGAGGCCATCTCCGAAGGCGCCCCGGACCTGATCATCATCAGCGGCCGCACCGCCGGTTCCTACGAGGAGCTCAGCAAGATCGCTCCCACCATTGACCTCACGGTGGACCAGAATGACGCTCTGAACTCGTTCGAGAAGAACGCCGAAATCGTCGGCGACATCTTCAACAAGGGTGACGAAGTTAAGTCCAAGCTGGCTGACATCGACGCGAAGATCGAAGAAGTTTCCGCCAAGGCCCCAGAGGCCGGCAAGTCGTTGATCGTTATGAGCTCCGCCGGCGAACTCACCGCCTACGGTGCAGCTAGTCGCTTCGGCATTGTTCACGACATCCTGAAGTTCCCTGTCGCCGCTGACGTCAAGGTTGATGGCGCTCACGGTGAGGCTATTTCCTTCGAATACATCAAGGAAAAGAACCCGGAGATCCTCTTCGTCATTGACCGTGACGCCGCTGTTGGCACCGCTACCGGCGCCGCAAACGCAGTCCTGGACAACGAGCTCGTGAAGTCCACGGACGCCGCGAAGAATGACAAGATCATTCAGCTCGACGCCACCAACTGGTACATCGTGGGCTACGGCTTGAACAACACCCTGAGCATGATCGACGAAGTCGCCAAGGCCCTCTAA
- a CDS encoding iron chelate uptake ABC transporter family permease subunit, with the protein MPKTAPAHPQSAAAISSSTTTQRIPRFKLTPAALTVVLSLVAIGAVVLFMTFDLKGNLGYIVPRRAIKVSAMVLAAVAVGVSTLLFQTVTNNKILTPSIMGFDALYVLLQTVLVFTLGGTAWVTVPESFKFVIEMVLMVVFAGLLYRWLFTGGNRSLHLMLLIGIVFATLFRGVSALLQRLMEPSEYIILQDLFFASFNQVDPGVLGLAGVVVAVASFFAWRMKSTLDVVSLGRDTCISLGVNHRSVVTRVLVICTVLVAASTALVGPVTFFGLLVVSLGYIICRSYKHVWLLPIVCLLGIIALVGGQFLLENIFGFSTALSIVIEFVGGILFIALLLKGSLK; encoded by the coding sequence GTGCCTAAAACCGCCCCCGCTCACCCACAGTCCGCTGCCGCGATTTCTTCCAGTACGACGACGCAGCGCATCCCCCGCTTTAAGCTCACTCCCGCGGCACTGACGGTAGTTTTATCGCTCGTGGCGATTGGCGCCGTCGTACTGTTTATGACCTTTGATCTCAAGGGAAATCTCGGGTACATCGTTCCGCGCCGCGCCATCAAGGTGTCCGCGATGGTGCTTGCGGCCGTGGCCGTTGGGGTGTCGACGCTGCTGTTTCAGACCGTTACGAACAACAAGATTTTGACGCCGTCCATCATGGGCTTTGACGCGCTGTATGTCCTGTTGCAGACGGTGCTGGTGTTTACGCTCGGCGGCACGGCGTGGGTGACGGTGCCGGAGTCGTTCAAGTTTGTGATCGAAATGGTGCTCATGGTGGTCTTCGCGGGCCTGCTCTACCGGTGGCTTTTCACTGGCGGAAACCGATCCTTGCACTTGATGCTCTTGATTGGCATTGTTTTTGCCACGCTGTTCCGCGGCGTCTCCGCGCTCTTGCAACGGCTCATGGAACCTAGCGAGTACATCATCTTGCAAGACCTGTTCTTCGCGAGCTTCAACCAAGTGGACCCCGGCGTGCTGGGGCTCGCCGGGGTCGTGGTGGCGGTGGCTTCATTCTTCGCGTGGCGCATGAAAAGCACGCTGGACGTAGTCTCTTTGGGCCGTGATACCTGCATTAGCCTCGGCGTGAACCACCGCTCCGTGGTGACTCGCGTGCTGGTGATTTGCACCGTGCTGGTGGCCGCGTCCACCGCGCTCGTGGGACCAGTGACGTTCTTCGGGCTCCTGGTGGTGTCCCTCGGCTACATCATTTGCCGCTCCTACAAGCACGTGTGGCTCTTGCCGATTGTGTGCTTGCTGGGCATCATCGCGCTCGTGGGCGGCCAGTTCCTCCTCGAGAACATCTTTGGTTTCTCGACCGCGCTGAGCATCGTGATTGAGTTCGTCGGCGGCATCTTGTTCATCGCGCTGCTCTTGAAGGGTTCGCTCAAGTGA